Proteins encoded within one genomic window of Triticum aestivum cultivar Chinese Spring chromosome 2D, IWGSC CS RefSeq v2.1, whole genome shotgun sequence:
- the LOC123054670 gene encoding APO protein 4, mitochondrial: MCAAMAFMGRMAGSRIFSELCGSIVNLRMYSSRVDWKQLRPMILKRIKNRTKDYPIKRMIPVAQEVVRAREILTEGVSILLRAVPVHSCKFCPEIHVGAMAHQMKSCHGFKRMIKDRPHQWGPGGLNNILVPVEAFHQENMFQDEIRHDQRFDFTRVPAVLELCHQAGAELPEGLLYRRDELCTAAEANNQNPAPLLSSELRLVGQRTLEAWERLRLGVTKLLLVYPSKVCENCSEVHVGISGHKARMCGVFKFEGWRGKHKWKKAGVDDLVPQKIVWHQRPHDPPILVDSGRDYYGHAPAVVELCVQVGARASPKYNCMMKEHGLAPPVQRDQAT, from the exons ATGTGTGCTGCAATGGCGTTCATGGGGCGGATGGCCGGCAGTCGCATTTTCTCAGAGCTGTGCGGCTCGATCGTGAATCTGAGGATGTACTCTTCGAGGGTGGACTGGAAGCAGCTGCGGCCCATGATTCTAAAGAGGATCAAGAACCGAACAAAGGATTATCCTATCAAGCGAATGATCCCGGTGGCCCAGGAGGTGGTCAGGGCCAGAGAGATTCTCACTGAAGGCGTCTCGATACTCCTCAGAGCTGTCCCTGTACATTCATGCAA GTTTTGTCCTGAAATTCATGTTGGAGCAATGGCACATCAGATGAAATCATGTCACGGTTTCAAACGTATGATCAAGGATCGACCTCACCAATGGGGCCCAGGCGGCTTGAATAACATCCTTGTCCCTGTTGAGGCCTTCCATCAGGAAAACATGTTTCAGGATGAGATAAGGCATGACCAGAGGTTCGACTTCACTCGTGTCCCGGCTGTACTCGAGCTATGTCATCAGGCAGGTGCAGAGCTACCTGAAGGACTCCTATACAGACGTGATGAGCTATGTACGGCAGCTGAAGCTAACAACCAAAATCCTGCCCCTTTGCTATCTTCTGAACTTAGATTGGTAGGTCAAAGAACACTGGAAGCATGGGAAAGGCTCAGATTAGGTGTGACAAAACTCCTATTGGTCTACCCATCCAAAGTGTGCGAGAATTGCTCTGAAGTGCATGTTGGGATATCAGGGCACAAGGCCAGGATGTGTGGAGTATTTAAGTTTGAGGGCTGGCGGGGAAAACACAAGTGGAAGAAGGCTGGAGTGGATGACCTGGTTCCTCAAAAGATTGTGTGGCATCAGCGGCCTCATGACCCACCAATTCTGGTGGACAGTGGGCGAGATTATTATGGTCATGCTCCTGCTGTTGTGGAGCTTTGTGTGCAAGTAGGTGCAAGAGCATCACCAAAATATAATTGCATGATGAAGGAGCATGGCTTGGCACCACCTGTTCAAAGAGACCAGGCCACATAA
- the LOC123050132 gene encoding cis-zeatin O-glucosyltransferase 2 → MTIGISWKMDLEIWSVTRDLLRTCKLRQEASAVTCVGLWFLHCHLHITCRSAVQSHRPLSSQHHRTLMGTEKRAMDSVAVVAVPFPAQGHLNQLLHLSLQLASRGLDVHYAAPAQHIRQARARVHGWADEALQSVQFHDLRISGYVSPPPDPTADSPFPSHLMPMFNAYIAGARAPLAALLDTLSGSCRRVVVVHDRINAFASEEAARLPNGEAFGLHCLALSMLLGRMDANHQLLRENGLVFTPVEHCATKEFLECASRARPSKEISPGAGILANTCRALEGDFIDAVAGHLAADGKKLFAVGPLNPLLHASVLEQSKQRHECLNWLDKQPPASVLYVSFGTTSSLRDEQIEELAAALRGSRQRFIWVLRDADRGDIFAEAGESRHEKMLPEFTKDTQGTGLVITGWAPQLEILAHSATAAFMSHCGWNSTMESLSHGQPILAWPMHCDQPWDTELVCNYLKAGILVRPWEKHSEVITAKAIQEVIEEAMLSDKGMAVRQGARVIGDAVRASMVDGGSSRKDLDDFTAYITR, encoded by the exons atgacgatagGCATTTCGTGGAAGATGGACTTG GAGATTTGGAGTGTCACCCGAGATTTGCTCCGAACATGTAAGCTTCGCCAGGAAGCTTCCGCTGTGACCTGCGTTGGCCTCTGGTTTCTTCACTGCCACCTACATATAACGTGCCGTAGTGCAGTTCAGTCTCATCGGCCACTCAGCAGTCAGCACCACAGAACGCTGATGGGGACAGAGAAGCGCGCAATGGATTCTGTGGCCGTCGTGGCGGTGCCGTTCCCGGCGCAGGGCCACCTCAACCAGCTGCTGCACCTGTCGCTGCAGCTCGCGTCGCGAGGCCTGGACGTGCACTACGCCGCGCCCGCGCAGCACATCCGGCaggcgcgcgcgcgcgtgcacggCTGGGCCGACGAGGCGCTCCAGTCCGTCCAGTTCCACGACCTCCGCATCTCCGGCTACGTCTCCCCGCCTCCGGACCCCACCGCCGACTCGCCATTCCCCTCCCACCTCATGCCCATGTTCAACGCCTACATCGCCGGCGCGCGCGCTCCGCTCGCGGCTCTCCTCGACACGCTCTCCGGCTCTTGCCGCCGCGTAGTCGTGGTGCACGACCGCATCAACGCCTTCGCCTCCGAGGAGGCGGCGCGGCTGCCCAACGGCGAGGCGTTCGGGCTGCACTGCCTGGCCTTGTCGATGCTTCTTGGAAGAATGGACGCTAACCACCAGCTACTGCGTGAGAACGGCCTGGTCTTCACCCCCGTCGAGCACTGTGCGACCAAGGAGTTCCTGGAGTGCGCCAGCCGGGCCAGGCCGTCGAAAGAGATCTCGCCTGGCGCCGGCATCCTGGCAAACACATGCCGCGCTCTCGAGGGTGATTTCATCGACGCTGTCGCTGGCCACCTGGCCGCCGACGGCAAGAAGCTGTTCGCCGTCGGGCCGTTAAACCCGCTGCTCCACGCCAGCGTGTTGGAGCAGAGCAAGCAGCGGCACGAGTGCCTGAACTGGCTCGATAAGCAGCCCCCGGCGTCGGTGCTCTACGTGTCCTTCGGCACCACGTCGTCTCTGCGCGACGAGCAAATCGAGGAGCTCGCGGCAGCACTGCGCGGCAGCAGACAACGGTTCATCTGGGTGCTGCGCGACGCCGACCGCGGCGACATATTCGCGGAGGCCGGCGAGAGCCGCCACGAGAAGATGCTGCCAGAGTTCACCAAGGACACCCAAGGGACGGGGCTGGTGATCACCGGGTGGGCACCGCAGCTGGAGATCCTAGCGCACAGCGCCACGGCGGCGTTCATGAGTCACTGCGGCTGGAACTCGACCATGGAGAGTCTGAGCCACGGCCAGCCGATTCTCGCCTGGCCCATGCACTGCGACCAGCCGTGGGACACGGAGCTTGTCTGCAACTACCTCAAGGCCGGCATCCTCGTGCGTCCATGGGAGAAGCACAGCGAGGTGATCACGGCGAAGGCCATCCAGGAAGTAATCGAGGAGGCCATGCTCTCTGACAAAGGAATGGCCGTGCGGCAAGGGGCGAGGGTGATCGGGGATGCCGTCCGCGCTTCCATGGTGGACGGCGGCTCGTCGCGCAAGGACCTAGATGATTTCACTGCTTACATCACAAGGTGA
- the LOC123054668 gene encoding uncharacterized protein: MDILYLCKDVLKIQKFRRLASYAGFYSFTTLVTYAYTSNTTRAGISRADQYYAAYPSGTDLLTDTAKLYKAALGNCFEIDDWGPIEFSIMAKHFDRQGKPPYAYHAQYMSHLLSHGQLDGSG, translated from the exons ATGGATATTTTGTATCTATGCAAGGATGTCTTAAAGATTCAGAAGTTTAGGCGACTGGCGTCTTATGCTGGATTCTATTCGTTCACTACCCTGGTCACCTATGCTTACACAAGCAATAC GACAAGGGCTGGCATTTCGAGGGCTGATCAGTATTATGCCGCCTACCCTTCTGGTACTGACCTGCTGACTGATACTGCAAAG CTTTACAAGGCTGCGTTGGGTAATTGTTTCGAAATAGACGACTGGGGTCCAATAGAATTCTCCATCATGGCAAAGCATTTTGACCGGCAAGGCAAACCACCATATGCTTACCATGCT CAATACATGTCACACCTTCTATCCCATGGCCAGCTTGATGGAAGTGGTTAA